CCATTATCGGTTGAAGCCACGGTTTCATCTTCTTTTCCAACTCCCCTGGAAGGTATCCTATATCACGGCCCACCGGAACGGTGGGCCGTGTCACAATCAGTTTTCTGTAGTGTTTTTCCACCAGCACTTTGTAAAGACCGGTTGCGAGAGCCAGAAGAGTCTTTCCCGTTCCCGCTATTCCTACGAGGAACACAAGAGGAATTTCATCGTCCAGGAGTGCATCCATGGAAAAGATCTGCTCCCTGTTTCTGGGGAATATCCCCATTATCTCGGAAGATTCTACGCGAACGATCTTTCCCCTTCTGTATCTGCCGTAAACTTCTCCCAGATCGATGTAGAAGTTGTCAAGAAGATCCAGTTTCTTTTCGACCACCTCTTCATTCTCCAGCGCTCTTTTGAGTTCTTCGTCCTGGAGCTCCACATAGCCTTTCGGCATGGTTTCGAGTTCTGATCTGTCCGTGAGATAGTCCTGGGCGGGTATTCCAAGTGAATCTGCCTTCACACGAAGGTTTATATCTTTACTGACGAGTATGGTGGGAATGTTCTCTTTGTTCATGATGTCTATCACGTAAGCGAGAATGATGTTGTCCATGTATCTTTCATGAAGAAAGCGCGGTACTCCTTCCACTTCCCTGTCCAGCACCTGAACACGCAGTGTTCCCCCGTTCTCCAAAGGGATACCCTTTCTGAGATTTCCCTTTTTTCTGAGTGCATCCAGGCGTCTTATCACCTCACGTGCGTTCCTACCCACGCTGCCGTGTTCTCTCTTCAACTTATCCAGTTCCTCCAGAACCGGTAGAGGAATGATGACGTTGTTGTCCTCGAAAGAAAATATGGAATCTGGATCGTGAATCAGAACATTCGTGTCAAGAACGTAGTTCTTCACCATGGTTTTACCTCCACTTCTTTCGTATGAAGTCGTCCACCTTGTGTTCCCCAAGCAGTTTCACCAGTCTCACGAAGACCTTCGCGGTTACCACTGCATCGGAGAGTGCCCGGTGCTCTATTTTGTCCTTCACACCGAGTTTCTCACAGAGCCATTTCAGCGAATGCGGTCTTCCGAAGATCTCTTCAGAGATGTCCAGCGTGTCTATGTAAGCATTCGCTAGCGGGAAGTTTCTGGTTTCCTTTGCCATCATGTCCAGGAACGTGAGATCGAAGTTGGCATTGTGGAAAACAAGAACAGTCCCCTTCACGTAATCTCTGAAGAGTTCATAAACTGTTCCCATGTCAGGAGCTTCTTCCACTTCTTCATTGCTGATTCCGTGTACTTTTTGAATCAAAGCGGGTATTCTAACATGGGGATTCACCAGGGAGTGGAACGCCCTGTCCAAGAAAATTTTCCCTTTGAACACGGGGACAGCGGCTATTTCAATTATGCGATCTCCACCCAAAGGGTCGGTTCCGGTGGTTTCTGTGTCCACGACGCAAAAAACGGTATCGTTCCATATCATTTTCGACACTCCTTATATTTCGATTCCAAAGATCCTTCGAGCGATCACTCCGACGAGGAAAGAGAAAGCAGCCACACCGAAGCTGAAGAGGAACATCTCCAAAAAGTAGCTACTGAACTCCTTGACCACAGAAGCGAAGAAGGTGAAGAAAAGAACAACCAGAATGGCTCCAGTCAGTGTGAACACCAGGGCCACGAAAGGATTCCCGAGAACGAGGAAGGGGTTCACAAGTATTGCAACGGTAACTGTGTAAGCAAGACCCGTGTACAGTGCTGCCTCGTAAAGGGTTAGTTCTTTCGGCTTGTTCCTCCGCTATGCTTGTTATCAGTCCGGGAAGCCCTACTATCTTGGAGTTCTGGAAGGCGAAGGTGAGACCCACAAGTACTCCCGTCAACTCAACCAGGGCGTCGTTAAGGCCAAAAACCGTGGAGCTGACATAGTTCAAACGTTCCTCATCGAGCATGTTCAGGATCTCCTCTTCGTGCCTTTCCTCGTCTTTCATGATTTTAACCACTTCGGGAAGGTCTATCTTTTCATAGGCTTTCCCAGCATTTCTCTCGTTTCCTCCCATGAGCTTCAGGGCAAAAGTG
This region of Thermotoga sp. genomic DNA includes:
- a CDS encoding PhoH family protein, with translation MVKNYVLDTNVLIHDPDSIFSFEDNNVIIPLPVLEELDKLKREHGSVGRNAREVIRRLDALRKKGNLRKGIPLENGGTLRVQVLDREVEGVPRFLHERYMDNIILAYVIDIMNKENIPTILVSKDINLRVKADSLGIPAQDYLTDRSELETMPKGYVELQDEELKRALENEEVVEKKLDLLDNFYIDLGEVYGRYRRGKIVRVESSEIMGIFPRNREQIFSMDALLDDEIPLVFLVGIAGTGKTLLALATGLYKVLVEKHYRKLIVTRPTVPVGRDIGYLPGELEKKMKPWLQPIMDNLELISSLSGLKIKELEKQDLLEIEALSFIRGRTIPKQFIIIDEAQNLTPHEVKTILTRVGEDTKIVLVGDPYQIDTPYLDKDTNGLVYAALRLLESDLSAVIKLEKGERSRLATIAAELL
- a CDS encoding 3'-5' exonuclease → MIWNDTVFCVVDTETTGTDPLGGDRIIEIAAVPVFKGKIFLDRAFHSLVNPHVRIPALIQKVHGISNEEVEEAPDMGTVYELFRDYVKGTVLVFHNANFDLTFLDMMAKETRNFPLANAYIDTLDISEEIFGRPHSLKWLCEKLGVKDKIEHRALSDAVVTAKVFVRLVKLLGEHKVDDFIRKKWR
- a CDS encoding VIT1/CCC1 family protein; amino-acid sequence: MREILEFQRKKIAEYYVYGRLAKKGSRKNIKIFLSIAEDEKRHYEIFRKITGKEAKPSMFLAFWYMLFATLFGLTFALKLMGGNERNAGKAYEKIDLPEVVKIMKDEERHEEEILNMLDEERLNYVSSTVFGLNDALVELTGVLVGLTFAFQNSKIVGLPGLITSIAEEQAERTNPLRGSTVHGSCLHSYRCNTCEPLPRSRESFRGPGVHTDWSHSGCSFLHLLRFCGQGVQ